In a genomic window of uncultured Flavobacterium sp.:
- the clpB gene encoding ATP-dependent chaperone ClpB — translation MNINKFTIKSQEAIQLSQQLAQRNGQQQIENEHIFKAIFEVDENVAPFILKKLNVNVPLFLQILDSTIQSFPKVSGGDIMLSRDANKMLNEAEIIAQKMNDEYVSIEHLILAIFDSKSKVSQILKDQGVTGKGLKAAIEELRKGERVTSASAEETYNSLNKYAKNLNELARTGKLDPVIGRDEEIRRVLQILTRRTKNNPMLVGEPGVGKTAIAEGLAHRIVDGDVPENLKDKIVFSLDMGALIAGAKFKGEFEERLKSVVKEVTAAEGDIVLFIDEIHTLVGAGGGEGAMDAANILKPALARGELRAIGATTLDEYQKYFEKDKALERRFQKVLIDEPDTESAISILRGIKEKYETHHKVQIKDEAIIAAVELSQRYITNRFLPDKAIDLMDEAASKLRMEINSKPEELDVLDRKIMQLEIEIEAIKREKEESKLKILRMDLANLKEERNEIYAKWKSEKDVVDGIQAVKLEIEDFKYEAERAERDGDYGKVAEIRYGKIKEAQERLDVLQKQLQEYQSGNSLIKEEVTREDIAEVVAKWTGIPVMKMLQTEREKLLHLEDELHKRVVGQEEAIEAVSDAVRRSRAGLQDLKKPVGTFLFLGTTGVGKTELAKALAEYLFDDENAMTRIDMSEYQERHSVSRLVGAPPGYVGYDEGGQLTEAVRRKPYSVILLDEIEKAHPDTFNILLQVLDEGRLTDNKGRLADFKNTIIIMTSNMGSQIIQEKFENFKGSIESVTESAKVEVLGLLKQTVRPEFINRIDEIVMFTPLTVDNISRIVSLQLKSVTKMLALQGITMDATPEAIKYLSGKGYDPQFGARPVKRVVQREVLNQLSKEILAGNITTDSIILIDAFDGQLVFRNQTHIEK, via the coding sequence ATGAACATAAATAAATTTACAATTAAGTCGCAGGAAGCCATTCAGCTATCACAGCAATTGGCCCAACGCAACGGACAGCAACAGATAGAAAACGAACACATTTTTAAAGCTATTTTTGAAGTAGATGAAAATGTAGCGCCGTTTATTTTGAAAAAGCTGAATGTTAATGTTCCGTTGTTTTTACAAATATTAGACAGTACAATTCAGAGTTTTCCTAAAGTTTCAGGAGGAGATATTATGCTTTCCAGAGACGCAAACAAAATGCTGAATGAAGCTGAGATTATTGCTCAGAAAATGAACGATGAATATGTTTCTATCGAACATTTAATTTTGGCAATTTTCGATTCAAAAAGTAAAGTTTCACAAATTTTAAAAGATCAGGGAGTTACAGGAAAAGGGCTTAAAGCTGCTATCGAAGAACTTCGTAAAGGAGAAAGAGTAACATCGGCTTCAGCTGAAGAAACTTATAATTCCTTAAATAAATACGCTAAAAACTTAAATGAATTAGCACGTACCGGAAAACTAGATCCAGTTATTGGTCGTGACGAAGAAATCCGTCGTGTACTTCAGATTTTAACGCGTAGAACAAAAAACAATCCAATGTTAGTGGGAGAACCGGGAGTTGGTAAAACAGCAATTGCCGAAGGTTTAGCTCATAGAATTGTTGATGGCGATGTGCCTGAAAACTTAAAAGATAAAATCGTTTTCTCACTTGATATGGGAGCACTTATTGCGGGTGCAAAGTTCAAAGGAGAATTTGAAGAACGTTTAAAATCAGTTGTAAAAGAAGTTACAGCTGCCGAAGGTGATATTGTTCTTTTTATTGATGAGATTCATACACTTGTTGGTGCAGGTGGAGGTGAAGGCGCAATGGATGCGGCAAATATCCTGAAACCGGCTTTGGCTCGTGGTGAATTGAGAGCGATTGGAGCAACGACTTTAGATGAATATCAAAAATATTTTGAGAAAGATAAAGCCTTAGAGCGTCGTTTCCAGAAAGTTTTAATTGATGAACCGGATACAGAAAGTGCAATTTCTATTTTACGTGGAATCAAAGAAAAGTATGAAACGCATCATAAAGTTCAGATAAAAGATGAGGCAATTATTGCAGCAGTTGAGCTTTCGCAACGTTATATTACGAATCGTTTTTTACCGGATAAAGCCATCGATTTGATGGACGAAGCAGCTTCGAAACTGCGTATGGAAATCAATTCAAAACCTGAAGAGTTGGATGTTTTGGATCGTAAAATCATGCAGTTAGAAATTGAGATCGAAGCCATTAAACGTGAAAAAGAAGAAAGTAAACTGAAAATCCTTCGCATGGATTTGGCGAATCTTAAAGAAGAACGCAACGAAATCTATGCTAAATGGAAATCTGAAAAAGATGTTGTTGACGGAATTCAGGCTGTAAAATTAGAAATTGAAGATTTTAAATACGAAGCAGAACGCGCAGAACGTGACGGAGATTATGGAAAAGTAGCTGAAATTCGTTACGGAAAAATAAAAGAAGCGCAAGAACGTCTGGACGTTTTACAGAAACAATTGCAAGAATATCAATCCGGTAATTCTTTGATTAAAGAAGAAGTAACGCGTGAAGATATTGCAGAAGTTGTAGCAAAATGGACCGGAATTCCAGTGATGAAAATGCTTCAGACAGAAAGAGAAAAACTTTTGCATCTTGAAGACGAATTACACAAACGTGTAGTAGGGCAGGAAGAAGCAATTGAAGCTGTGAGTGATGCCGTTCGTAGAAGTCGTGCAGGTTTGCAGGATTTGAAAAAACCAGTTGGAACTTTCTTGTTTTTAGGAACAACGGGAGTTGGTAAAACGGAGCTTGCAAAAGCTTTGGCAGAATATCTTTTTGATGACGAAAATGCAATGACGCGTATCGACATGAGTGAATATCAGGAACGTCACAGTGTGAGCCGTTTGGTTGGTGCGCCTCCAGGATATGTTGGTTATGACGAAGGTGGTCAATTGACTGAAGCTGTGCGTAGAAAACCGTATTCTGTAATTTTATTAGACGAGATCGAAAAAGCGCATCCGGATACATTCAATATTTTATTGCAAGTTTTGGACGAAGGACGTTTGACAGACAACAAAGGTCGTTTGGCCGATTTCAAGAATACAATTATCATCATGACATCCAATATGGGAAGTCAGATTATACAAGAGAAATTTGAGAATTTTAAAGGAAGTATCGAATCTGTAACTGAATCTGCAAAAGTAGAAGTTTTGGGATTATTGAAACAAACTGTACGTCCGGAATTTATAAACCGTATCGACGAGATTGTGATGTTTACGCCTTTAACGGTCGATAATATCTCTAGAATTGTGAGTTTACAACTTAAGAGCGTTACAAAAATGTTAGCCTTACAAGGTATTACAATGGATGCTACACCAGAAGCGATCAAGTATTTATCAGGCAAAGGTTATGATCCGCAATTTGGTGCAAGACCTGTAAAACGTGTGGTTCAAAGAGAAGTTTTGAATCAATTGTCGAAAGAGATTTTGGCAGGAAACATCACTACAGACAGCATAATTTTGATTGATGCTTTTGATGGACAATTGGTTTTTAGAAACCAAACTCATATAGAGAAATAA